The following are encoded together in the Pseudoalteromonas shioyasakiensis genome:
- the ccoO gene encoding cytochrome-c oxidase, cbb3-type subunit II — protein MSNNNSQNKHEIVEKNVGLMAILTVFAISFGALVEITPLMFQDDTTKPVDGLRPLTALEMEGRDIYVREGCYNCHSQMIRPFRDEVERYGHYSVAGESVWDHPFQWGSKRTGPDLARVGERYSDDWHHAHLMDPRAVVPESNMPAFPWLDENRVDTTHTLKKLQVFRDSFGIDKASDRYDGKGYGSDEELKADIAKIEAMNNGEGATEMQALIAYLQQLGTHLK, from the coding sequence ATGAGCAATAATAATTCACAAAACAAACACGAAATAGTCGAAAAGAACGTTGGCCTAATGGCTATCTTGACTGTCTTTGCAATCAGCTTTGGTGCGTTAGTTGAGATTACTCCACTAATGTTCCAAGACGATACGACTAAACCTGTTGATGGCTTACGCCCTCTTACAGCGTTAGAAATGGAAGGTCGTGATATCTACGTGCGTGAAGGTTGTTACAACTGTCACTCACAAATGATTCGTCCTTTCCGTGACGAGGTTGAGCGTTACGGTCACTACTCTGTAGCTGGTGAATCAGTATGGGATCACCCATTCCAATGGGGTTCTAAGCGTACTGGTCCTGACCTAGCTCGTGTTGGTGAGCGTTACTCAGACGATTGGCACCATGCTCACTTAATGGACCCACGTGCTGTGGTTCCTGAGTCGAACATGCCAGCGTTTCCTTGGTTAGACGAAAACAGAGTCGATACGACCCATACACTTAAAAAGCTTCAAGTATTCCGTGATAGCTTCGGAATCGACAAAGCTAGCGACCGTTACGACGGCAAAGGTTACGGAAGTGACGAAGAGCTAAAAGCTGACATTGCGAAAATCGAAGCCATGAACAATGGTGAAGGCGCAACTGAAATGCAAGCTCTAATCGCTTACTTACAACAGCTTGGCACACACTTGAAGTAA
- a CDS encoding cbb3-type cytochrome oxidase subunit 3, producing MDYGTYRGILTLVILVLFIVIVVWAYSKRSKSRFDNAANAIFEDEKKHNNTISNEEKESEK from the coding sequence ATGGATTACGGAACATACAGAGGCATTTTGACTCTGGTAATTTTAGTACTGTTTATTGTGATTGTTGTATGGGCATACAGCAAGCGTAGCAAAAGCCGATTTGATAACGCTGCTAATGCCATATTTGAAGATGAAAAAAAACACAACAACACAATCTCTAACGAGGAAAAGGAGTCTGAGAAATGA
- the ccoP gene encoding cytochrome-c oxidase, cbb3-type subunit III: MTSFWSIWVIVLTLACLAIIFGLLLWNLKNYTGVKEGESCGHEFDGIEELNNPLPKWWTYMFFATFIWSVYYLAAYPGLGNWEGLGKWTSSNQGITSLAESKEATEQALANGENVQLDQEFIAADERFGPIFESFAKQDIETLVKDEKALEIGQRLFSQNCAQCHGSDARGGQGFPNLTDNDWLYGGTPDKIKETLLYGRVAAMPPWGDALGEQGIKEMTAHVLSLSGRTVNQKDAAAGAAKFAMCAACHGADGKGSVAHNLPFGAPNLTDNIWLYGGSKRAVEETLINGRAGVMPAWKDILGEDKVHLLTAYVYSLSQDK; encoded by the coding sequence ATGACTAGCTTTTGGAGTATATGGGTTATCGTATTAACCCTAGCGTGTCTTGCTATCATCTTCGGCCTACTTCTGTGGAACTTAAAAAACTACACAGGTGTTAAAGAAGGCGAAAGCTGTGGTCACGAGTTTGACGGCATTGAAGAACTAAACAACCCACTACCAAAATGGTGGACTTACATGTTCTTCGCGACATTCATTTGGTCTGTATACTACCTTGCTGCTTACCCAGGTTTAGGTAACTGGGAAGGTTTAGGTAAATGGACAAGTTCTAACCAAGGTATTACTTCTTTAGCTGAGTCTAAAGAAGCGACTGAACAAGCATTAGCTAACGGTGAGAACGTTCAATTAGACCAAGAATTTATCGCTGCTGATGAGCGTTTTGGCCCAATCTTTGAGTCATTCGCAAAACAAGATATTGAAACACTAGTTAAAGATGAAAAAGCGCTTGAGATTGGTCAACGTTTATTCTCTCAAAACTGTGCACAATGTCATGGTTCAGATGCACGTGGTGGTCAAGGCTTCCCTAACCTAACGGATAACGATTGGTTATACGGCGGTACACCAGACAAGATCAAAGAAACACTTCTTTACGGTCGTGTTGCTGCGATGCCACCTTGGGGTGATGCACTTGGCGAGCAAGGCATTAAAGAAATGACTGCTCACGTACTTAGCCTTTCTGGCCGTACTGTTAACCAAAAAGACGCTGCTGCAGGTGCTGCTAAGTTTGCAATGTGTGCTGCGTGTCACGGTGCTGACGGTAAAGGTTCTGTTGCACACAACTTACCATTTGGTGCACCTAACCTAACAGATAACATCTGGTTATACGGTGGTTCTAAACGTGCTGTTGAAGAAACACTAATCAATGGCCGCGCCGGTGTAATGCCAGCATGGAAAGACATTTTAGGTGAAGATAAAGTTCACTTATTAACAGCGTACGTTTACAGCTTATCGCAAGATAAATAA